From the Methanoculleus caldifontis genome, the window GCTCCGTGCCGAGGTCGCCGGGATGAAGCCCGAGACCCGCATGGGCTCCGTCGGCCTGACGAACGGCATCGGGCTTATGAGCTTCACGATGCCGGAAGACGGCTACATCGCCATCGTCCGGTTTGTCGCTCCGTATGAAGCCATGCCCATGGCCCAGTCGCCCGGCGAGGCGGTCACGGTTCTCGTCTACGGGACGCTCGAACCCTGGCTCATGCACCGGAGCACGCCTCCGGCCTACGAGGACTCCTACAATGGGACCCGGACGTTTGTCTACGCCACCTACGACTGGCCGGCGGTCTGGGACCAGAGCGCCTACGCATCGGTCCCCGCCGATGAGGCCACCATCACTGCCTGCGTCTACACCTACGACCCGGCGACGGTTGAGTCCGATGAATCGAGTGAATCCGGCGCCGCGCCCGGGAAGACGGTCTATCTTTACACCAAAGACGGTGTCCAGACCGGCGTGACCGGCCCGGATGGTACCTGTACCTTCACCGTTGATACGACTGACAGAACGATGATGGAGTATCTCCTCATCTCGCCGGGCGTCACCGCCTCCCGGGGTATCTGGAAGGGGCATACCCCGTTCAGTCTGATCAACGGTTACTCAGTCAACCCTGGACTGATAGCCAACAGATTCTCCGCATCTGCGCACACCGGGACGCTTTACCCGGACTCCGAGATGCGCGACATCAGCGTTATCCGTGACGGCGACGCGTACAATGTGAAAGCGACAAGTTACGGCCCTGCTGATGAGCTCATCCACGAGAGGGGAGCTTTCACCTTCAACAGGCTACCCGGTGCGTCGATGGAGGGTTCCGCGGGAACCGAAGTGGCTACTGTGGTGGACTTCACCGGCACGAAGACCATCCGTGTGACTCCTGCGACGAAAGAGTATTACGCGGCTTCCTATCGTCTCCTCAACCCGAACGACCAGTCTTCCGAATCTCTCTACTACATGTTCGGTAGCCCGGAGAAGTCCGTTTCCTACACGATGCCTGACTCCGTCCTGCTCGGGTCGTCCGTGCCGGTCGTCTTCAACGCATCGACCAGCGACGGAGCGCCGATTGCCGGTGCGCGCGTCGTGCTCGCGCTGGGCGCAGCGTCGAGTGAGTCGTACGGCGTGTCCTCCTTCTCCGATCCGAGAAACGAGAATATTCTTCTCGCGGCGCGCAACTTCCCCGACCCCTACACAGTGATCGCGAACGGTTACACGGATGCCTCCGGTAAGGTAACCCTGACCTTCACCGCGCCCAATGCCGGTCAGCAGGCGCTGAGGGAGGCCCTCGTTCACGCATCGGGCGTCTCCTACGAGATCTCCTGCTACCACGATGGTGAGTTTGTACAGGCAGGCTACGGCTACCTGGGGTTAACCGCCGAGGCTCTCCCCGACTTCGTGCCGGACATATCCGCGCCGCAGATCGTGAAACTCGAGCGGAACGACCAGATCACCATCTCCAACGTCGCCCTCTTCATCAGCAACATCGGGACGGCGGACTACGTCTACGACTCGAACAACAGGATGACCTGCACTGCCGAGGTCGGGCCCCACAGCGAGAGCACCTACTTCACGAACAGCCTCGCCAGGGGTGTGAAGGCGTCTGTCCTCACGACGACGGTCTCGCGCAACGCACGCGATTTCGGTATCAACACGAGCGACTACCGGCTGCCCCTCGACGTCGACGTCGGGATCGAGGTCAACGCGAACCGGGCGGTCGCGGAGCTGAACTACCAGAACAACCGGCTCGTGCACCCTGTCCGGATCACCGCGCCTGACCTGGCCGTCGAGTTCCTCGCGCCGAGATACACCACGCCGGCAGGCATCACCACGATCGGAGTCCGGGTGACGAACCACGGCGAGGTCGGGAGCAACGCGGCGAGCCTCTGCTACACCATCACCGGCAAGCCGGAAGCGACGGTCGCGGTCCCGGCGCTCGCGCCCGGACAGTCGACGATGATCTGGCAGAACCAGACGCTTGTCGCCGGCGAGTACACGATCGACGCCGAGGTCAACCGTGCAGGAGCGACCGACTACGAGACGACGTTTACAAACAACCGCGTCAACACCACGATCGGCTCCTACACCAACCCGGCGACCAAAATCGAGCTGCCCCGGAACCTCGTGCTGGTGCCCGGCACGACCTACGACCTCCCGATCACCGTCAACCAGGTCTCCGACCTTGCGGCCTACCAGGTAGACCTCACCTTCAACGGCTCCGTCCTTGCGGTGCAGGACGTCATCCCCGGAGCGCTGCCTCTGACGGCGAAGAACATCGGAAGCGGGAGCGTCAGGTTCAACGGCGCCGCAATATCCGGCGTCAGCGGGAATGTCACCGTTGCCACCGTCCGGTTCAACGTCGTCGGTAAGACCGGTGACGAGACGGCCCTGAACATGGTTGCAGGTCTCTGGGATGCGAACACCCTCGTGATCCCGGCCGAAGTCGTGAGCGGCGATGCGTATCTCCTGCTCTACGGCGACGCGAACGGTGACGGGAAGGTCGATCAGGCAGACACCCTGAAGGTTCTCCGCGAGGTCGTCGGCCTCGATGCGAAGCCTGCTATCGGGACGACGAAGTTCCTCCAGACCGATGTCACCAGGAACAGTGCCATCGAGGTCGGCGATGCGATGTTCATCGCCCAGTATAATGTCGACCTGAGGGACGAGTATTTCAGGCTCAAGTGAGGGAACAAGGAGGAAAATGAAATGAGACATATGATATGGAGCATCCTGCTCCTCACCCTCCTCTGCGGCGTCTGCTCTGCTGCCACGCTCTCGGTGGATCCAGCGGAGAGCACCTGCGCCAGCGGGGAGACCGTGGACCTGACCGTCTGGGTCAAGGACGTCAGCAACCTGGGCGGGTTCGACTTCGACCTGAAGTGGGACCCCCGGGTCGTCAGGCTCAACGGAACGAATGTAGATGACAGCATCATAAAGGGACCCCACGTTGACAGCATCATGGTGAACTCCCAGAGCGGGAGAGCCCGGATCGCGGGCATAAGCGCCCTCGGGATCACCAGGGGAGCCGATGGAGCCGATCTCTTTGCGGTGCGGTTCGTCGGGGTCGACGACACGGGCGCCTCGACGCCGGTCACCCTCACCGTCAACAACTACGGGTTCCTGAACTCCACGTCCGGCGAGGAGATCCCGGTCGCTGCGATCACCAACGCCACCATCACGGCTGAGAAGACCAACGTCGTCGATGCCCGGATCGCCGTGCCGTCCAACCAGGTGATCACCGGCCTCGAGAGCCGCCTCACCGCCTCCGTCGTGAACCGCCGGGGTGCCGTGACGTCCCCGCTCGACGTCAACGTCAGCATCGTCGACGGCAGCGGCGCCATGGTCGAGTCCTGGCTCTATCCCGGTGAGACCGTTCCCGCCTGGGGCAGGTTCCAGCGGGAGCTTGCCTGGACTCCGGCAGCGCCCGGGACTTACAGCGTCCGGATCAACGTGACGAGCGATAAGCCCGTCTCCGGAACGACGGACTACACGACGACCATCACCGCAAAGGAGTACACCCTCGAGTTCACCGACGGCTACGTCTACGGCCCGTGGGACGGCAGGGCGAGCGCCGGCTCATGGTTCAGCATGGGCGCCTACGTGAGGGCAAGCCAGCCGGGCAACGTCCGGTTCAACATCACCGCCCCGGACCATGTCGAGGTCGACGGCGGGAGAAACCAGACCCGGTACCTGTATGGCTACGACTGGAATTACGTCGGTGTCTGGATGCGGTCGAACACGCCCGGCCGGATCGCTGCGGGTGATATCAAGTTCGATATCGCCGCGAACGGCAAGGCCGACTCAGTCGACTGCCCGACCGTACTCATCTGGATCCCCTCGATCCAGGTCTCGTCCGTCAATGTCACATCGGTAACCGGGACTCCCGGTGAACTGACCTTCAACACCCTCCACACCAACAACACCTACGACAACGTAACGAAACTTACCATCCAATCCGGCGCCCGCGGGCGCACGCTCTCCGGTCTCGACTACCTGGTCGGCTACCCCTACGGGTGCGTCGAGCAGACGACGAGCCGGATGATGGCATCGTTGAACGTG encodes:
- a CDS encoding S8 family serine peptidase, producing the protein MRMSKFVAGLIILLIVLFLAGTASALPGDDRTVRDPPSVQAGERVPVFLVLNEQPKQPASFGELKANALSRQAQVLQTVGAVDSAAAKTARSYWIANAIWMEADPAALDQLARIPGVSRIEPDLTVTLSDPVTGVASTISPESISRPENGYATVWSVDYIEAPSVWKNGTIGEGVTIAIVDTGIEGDHPAFGDRVVKFADFVYGDNTSAYDDHGHGTHCAGTAAGGTVTVENYDGQFDVALGVAPGANLIGAKVLGSGGSGSFSTILSGAQWAVDNGADIVSMSLGTYVSRDNYEGGFYLSEGESRIVSLDVSSQMHDVFGVLYEPQFVIGSVRVEDQYYYATAAGYDPNPLESLTITITDGNGNIASGAEIDWLGFDQNTNRYYFKAPYASNTAGWNGFWKLNVTNTGETGVSIREAGLSECYQSNGETILDAAINNMVAGGTVVVIAAGNNGEFGTATIGTPGTAKDAITVGATDYLMDYRAFFSSMGPVNRAAPYIKPDVMAPGVAIISAYPGWQYASGQGTSMACPAVAGAAALMLSGNETLTPAEVKAALMKTAVHIGEDGAILPVMQKNNAYGAGRINAYEAVNTTGGLGEALPWNGIQHELIGGSLGYSVTGNTLPVMAVLWNTTAGEPLAGEEVELNVWYEGYYNFQYYRAYVDNQTLTTDEYGYAYYNADISTVPTSRSVYTRIASGSLQLEGSVWKNSVTPTPTVTPEPIVPIYTSETYRVDRNATVEIKYPLLAADGSPYVEDVAFTVENDSDTLVDEVLTPVNGVIAYSLDLAGRPLDETDLDIWVGGRYAGSVYVSQQEDISQHVRPFPNRAICLPGETVDLGIMAMSFHGRKTASQEFDVYVTTLTETEVLSLSSAGARTLSTPELGNMQALRAEVAGMKPETRMGSVGLTNGIGLMSFTMPEDGYIAIVRFVAPYEAMPMAQSPGEAVTVLVYGTLEPWLMHRSTPPAYEDSYNGTRTFVYATYDWPAVWDQSAYASVPADEATITACVYTYDPATVESDESSESGAAPGKTVYLYTKDGVQTGVTGPDGTCTFTVDTTDRTMMEYLLISPGVTASRGIWKGHTPFSLINGYSVNPGLIANRFSASAHTGTLYPDSEMRDISVIRDGDAYNVKATSYGPADELIHERGAFTFNRLPGASMEGSAGTEVATVVDFTGTKTIRVTPATKEYYAASYRLLNPNDQSSESLYYMFGSPEKSVSYTMPDSVLLGSSVPVVFNASTSDGAPIAGARVVLALGAASSESYGVSSFSDPRNENILLAARNFPDPYTVIANGYTDASGKVTLTFTAPNAGQQALREALVHASGVSYEISCYHDGEFVQAGYGYLGLTAEALPDFVPDISAPQIVKLERNDQITISNVALFISNIGTADYVYDSNNRMTCTAEVGPHSESTYFTNSLARGVKASVLTTTVSRNARDFGINTSDYRLPLDVDVGIEVNANRAVAELNYQNNRLVHPVRITAPDLAVEFLAPRYTTPAGITTIGVRVTNHGEVGSNAASLCYTITGKPEATVAVPALAPGQSTMIWQNQTLVAGEYTIDAEVNRAGATDYETTFTNNRVNTTIGSYTNPATKIELPRNLVLVPGTTYDLPITVNQVSDLAAYQVDLTFNGSVLAVQDVIPGALPLTAKNIGSGSVRFNGAAISGVSGNVTVATVRFNVVGKTGDETALNMVAGLWDANTLVIPAEVVSGDAYLLLYGDANGDGKVDQADTLKVLREVVGLDAKPAIGTTKFLQTDVTRNSAIEVGDAMFIAQYNVDLRDEYFRLK